One genomic window of Candidatus Didemnitutus sp. includes the following:
- a CDS encoding glycoside hydrolase family 5 protein, whose product MRAFVLGFLFAVVVSTACADTGAASTFVQVRNRQFVAPGGEVLKLRGTSLGTWLLPEGYMLKFRDKKTSGPWQIEAMVAELIGDQAAAHFWRAWWDNFITREDIQFLKRAGFNHVRVPFNWRLFVTARPPYRMEGPGWELLDRAVNWCREAGLYVLLDMHGAPGGQTGTQIDDGRGYPFLFIDEESQQLTVDLWREIARRYRDETIVLGYEPLNEPIGHMFDTERLNPRLAPLYQRIIAAIREVDPHHIIFLGGAQWNTNFEILPPPTDPNIAYTFHTYWTPQTDVSVIERYLRIAWEHKVPLHLGESGENTDEWVAGFRRTLEENGIGWCFWTYKRMAGTKHPHSSILSIPDPAGWDKIVAYAMGPRLNPEEIRQHRPPLDEAAASLRGLLENIRFEKNTLNPGYLRALGLDPAAATKAAP is encoded by the coding sequence ATGCGCGCCTTCGTTCTTGGCTTCCTGTTCGCCGTTGTCGTCTCCACTGCTTGCGCCGATACCGGCGCGGCTTCCACCTTCGTCCAGGTCCGTAACCGCCAGTTCGTCGCCCCCGGCGGCGAAGTGCTGAAGTTGCGCGGCACCAGTCTCGGCACCTGGCTGCTGCCCGAGGGCTACATGCTCAAGTTCCGCGACAAGAAAACCTCCGGCCCCTGGCAGATCGAGGCGATGGTCGCCGAGCTGATCGGCGACCAGGCCGCCGCCCATTTCTGGCGCGCCTGGTGGGACAATTTCATCACGCGCGAAGACATCCAGTTTCTCAAGCGCGCCGGGTTCAACCATGTGCGCGTGCCCTTCAACTGGCGACTGTTCGTCACCGCGCGCCCGCCCTACCGCATGGAGGGCCCGGGCTGGGAACTGCTCGACCGCGCGGTCAACTGGTGCCGCGAGGCCGGGCTCTATGTGCTCCTGGACATGCACGGCGCGCCCGGCGGCCAGACCGGCACCCAAATCGACGACGGCCGCGGCTATCCCTTCCTGTTCATCGACGAGGAAAGCCAGCAGCTCACCGTGGACCTGTGGCGCGAGATCGCGCGCCGCTATCGCGACGAGACCATCGTGCTCGGCTACGAACCGCTCAACGAGCCCATCGGCCACATGTTCGACACGGAGCGGCTGAACCCGCGGCTCGCCCCGCTCTACCAGCGCATCATCGCGGCGATCCGCGAAGTGGACCCGCACCACATCATTTTCTTGGGCGGCGCCCAATGGAACACCAACTTCGAGATCCTGCCGCCCCCGACCGACCCCAACATCGCCTACACCTTCCACACGTATTGGACGCCCCAGACCGACGTGAGCGTGATCGAGCGCTATCTCCGCATCGCCTGGGAACACAAGGTCCCCCTCCACCTCGGCGAGTCCGGCGAGAACACGGACGAATGGGTTGCCGGCTTCCGTCGCACGCTCGAGGAAAACGGCATCGGCTGGTGCTTCTGGACCTACAAGCGCATGGCGGGCACGAAGCACCCGCACTCCAGCATCCTGTCGATCCCCGATCCCGCCGGCTGGGACAAGATCGTCGCCTACGCGATGGGACCGCGCCTCAACCCCGAGGAGATTCGCCAGCACCGCCCGCCGCTCGACGAAGCCGCCGCCTCGCTGCGCGGCCTGCTGGAGAACATCCGCTTCGAGAAGAACACGCTCAACCCTGGCTATCTCCGCGCTCTCGGCCTCGATCCCGCGGCGGCGACGAAAGCGGCACCGTGA
- a CDS encoding acyloxyacyl hydrolase: MNPKNKFSRQWSWEDLRPEWHGIIPFQWLSRMRPIACLALGTLVATCGAGAPTGGDDEVVLSFGAARLLSGQPLAAGGLEYRCAKNWRGVHPYLAAHGVEDGAFYLGGGLLYRWELPRRWRLTLSSGPGYYDRQHSPRDLGSTLEFYSNVELARRLTGGCQIGLSFGHVSNGGFGNKNPGSETLRLVFVQSIDRWRRRWR, encoded by the coding sequence TTGAACCCAAAGAATAAATTCTCGCGGCAGTGGAGCTGGGAGGATCTCCGGCCGGAATGGCATGGCATTATCCCGTTCCAATGGCTGTCGCGGATGCGACCGATCGCGTGTCTGGCGCTGGGGACGCTCGTTGCGACGTGCGGGGCCGGCGCGCCTACAGGAGGTGACGACGAAGTGGTTCTATCCTTCGGTGCCGCGCGGCTCCTGTCCGGCCAACCCTTGGCGGCTGGCGGCCTCGAGTATCGCTGCGCAAAGAATTGGCGCGGGGTCCATCCCTACCTCGCGGCGCACGGCGTGGAGGATGGTGCTTTCTATCTTGGCGGCGGACTGCTCTACCGGTGGGAGCTGCCGCGCCGGTGGCGACTGACACTCAGTTCCGGACCTGGCTACTATGATCGTCAGCATAGTCCACGCGATCTCGGGTCCACCCTGGAATTCTATTCGAATGTGGAATTAGCGAGGCGCCTGACGGGCGGATGCCAGATCGGCTTGAGCTTCGGGCATGTTTCCAATGGTGGTTTCGGCAACAAGAATCCGGGTTCAGAGACACTGCGGTTGGTCTTCGTGCAATCTATCGACCGGTGGCGACGGCGGTGGCGGTGA
- a CDS encoding phospholipase A, which translates to MKSFRHAPIRFAALLRSAALATLALLLAPPLLRAEEKPADGISLTLRAPAGESVAGTTVAVELLALNSGDTPAQFAPPAEVEARLAGGERSWLVTLRGVETGATEIAPGGFRRFRYELLVPKDCRGLIVLETLAAGQPVSRAAWPVTPGATTPEPERKREPFRRIAGLKAAADEIERTFQGRLSAHEPIYFVYGPDAPAAKFQFSFKYRLLNVTEGTDTRLPMTLQAGYTQRSLWDIDAESSPFYDTSYMPELFVESLAPLHEEQPVRWLGYRVAFKHESNGRAGDVSRSLNTVYLRSGFVLGRMENWHLIVAPEIFLYVGSRENNPDIADYRGYGQLRVAIGRYQNGPALTYTGHVGRGWERFTHQVDLTVPFKTSLLDLETYLLVQYFNGYGESLLSYRDKFETVRAGISFVR; encoded by the coding sequence ATGAAATCTTTCCGCCACGCTCCGATACGCTTCGCCGCGCTCCTGCGCTCCGCCGCCCTGGCGACGCTCGCCCTGCTGCTCGCGCCGCCGCTGCTGCGGGCAGAAGAGAAGCCTGCCGACGGCATCTCGCTCACTCTGCGCGCACCGGCCGGCGAATCCGTGGCGGGGACGACGGTGGCGGTCGAACTGCTGGCGCTGAATTCCGGCGACACGCCCGCGCAGTTCGCTCCGCCCGCCGAGGTCGAGGCCCGCTTGGCGGGCGGCGAGCGGTCGTGGCTAGTGACGTTGCGCGGAGTCGAGACGGGCGCGACGGAGATCGCGCCCGGCGGCTTCCGGCGCTTCCGTTACGAGCTGCTCGTGCCGAAGGATTGCCGCGGCCTGATCGTGCTCGAGACGCTGGCGGCCGGGCAGCCCGTCTCGCGCGCGGCCTGGCCGGTGACGCCGGGTGCAACCACGCCGGAGCCGGAGCGGAAGCGGGAGCCGTTCCGCCGCATCGCGGGTTTGAAGGCGGCGGCAGACGAGATCGAGCGCACCTTCCAGGGCCGCCTCTCGGCGCACGAGCCGATCTACTTCGTCTACGGACCGGATGCGCCCGCGGCGAAGTTCCAGTTCAGTTTCAAATACCGCCTGCTGAACGTGACGGAGGGCACCGACACGCGCCTGCCGATGACCCTGCAGGCGGGTTATACGCAGCGGTCGCTGTGGGACATCGACGCCGAATCGAGCCCCTTCTACGACACCAGCTACATGCCGGAGCTTTTCGTCGAGTCGCTCGCGCCGCTGCATGAGGAGCAGCCCGTGCGGTGGCTCGGTTACCGGGTGGCGTTCAAGCACGAGTCGAACGGGCGCGCGGGCGACGTCTCCCGCAGTCTGAACACCGTCTATCTGCGTTCGGGCTTCGTCCTCGGCCGGATGGAGAATTGGCACCTGATCGTCGCGCCGGAGATTTTCCTCTACGTGGGCTCGCGCGAAAACAACCCCGACATCGCCGATTACCGCGGCTATGGGCAATTGCGCGTGGCGATCGGGCGCTACCAGAACGGGCCCGCCCTGACCTACACGGGCCACGTCGGGCGCGGTTGGGAGCGTTTCACGCATCAGGTCGATCTCACCGTGCCGTTCAAGACTTCGCTGCTGGATCTGGAGACCTACCTGCTGGTGCAGTATTTCAACGGCTACGGCGAAAGCCTGCTCTCGTATCGCGACAAGTTCGAGACCGTGCGCGCGGGCATTTCCTTCGTGCGCTGA
- a CDS encoding alpha/beta fold hydrolase produces the protein MKILARSTPPRALIRRASLLALLLALPVSGVCGDPAAPAPLSPETTEVLTQFYAYDKALPLNVRIAEKSAVAGNPRDKFVFTSQSGDRVPGLLVFPKQAAGPVPCVVLLHGMGGSKDAWWRTDNFSRNLAPRLVEAGFAVMMLDAPFSGERTQMSDFDNPNTFMAPPRMLPVRLRDMILRAAVDYRRALDYLETRPEIDAKRIGAVGYSMGGVTLNNLMAVEPRLKAAVACVAPPFSRKARLAAGPALAGMDAVAPGNFAPLLGDRPILYLMGTTDIYYTKAEAEEMVATIPGTAKQLKFFESGHQLPPEYIDDAIAWMRTHLQ, from the coding sequence ATGAAAATCCTCGCCCGCTCCACCCCTCCTCGCGCACTTATCCGTCGCGCTTCTCTCCTCGCTCTCCTGCTGGCGCTGCCGGTATCCGGCGTTTGCGGCGACCCCGCCGCCCCGGCGCCTCTCTCGCCCGAGACGACGGAGGTGCTGACCCAGTTCTACGCCTACGACAAGGCGCTGCCCCTCAACGTGCGCATTGCCGAGAAATCCGCCGTCGCAGGCAACCCGCGCGACAAGTTCGTCTTCACCTCGCAGTCCGGCGACCGCGTGCCGGGCCTGCTCGTGTTTCCGAAGCAGGCCGCCGGCCCGGTGCCCTGCGTGGTGCTCCTGCACGGCATGGGCGGCTCGAAGGACGCATGGTGGCGCACGGACAACTTCTCGCGCAACCTCGCGCCGCGGCTCGTCGAGGCCGGCTTCGCGGTCATGATGCTCGACGCTCCGTTTTCCGGCGAGCGCACGCAGATGAGCGACTTCGACAACCCGAACACCTTCATGGCGCCGCCTCGCATGCTGCCCGTCCGCCTGCGCGACATGATCCTGCGCGCCGCCGTGGACTACCGCCGCGCCCTCGACTATCTGGAGACGCGCCCCGAGATCGACGCGAAGCGCATCGGCGCCGTCGGCTACAGCATGGGCGGCGTGACGCTCAACAACCTCATGGCCGTCGAGCCGCGCCTCAAGGCCGCCGTCGCGTGCGTGGCGCCGCCGTTTTCGCGGAAGGCCCGCCTCGCGGCCGGCCCGGCGCTGGCGGGGATGGATGCCGTCGCCCCGGGCAATTTCGCCCCGCTGCTCGGCGACCGGCCGATCCTTTACCTGATGGGGACGACCGACATCTATTACACCAAGGCGGAAGCCGAGGAGATGGTCGCCACGATCCCCGGCACGGCCAAGCAGCTCAAGTTCTTTGAGAGCGGGCATCAACTGCCTCCGGAATACATCGACGACGCCATCGCTTGGATGCGCACGCACCTGCAGTGA
- a CDS encoding sulfatase-like hydrolase/transferase, which translates to MTPLLRRFRLPFVASSTRASLALLVIMFVLVTAIVSAQEKAPRPNILWLLIEDSSPNFVGPYGDPLARTPTADRLAKDGIVFDRCYTAPVCAPSRNSLATGRYASSMGTQHMRSTRPLPDGVKMFTQYLREAGYYCTNNVKTDYNTSSDWSAALDEVSAKADWRGRQPGQPFFAIFTFMQSHEEYLQTRRPLKTDPAKVPVPGYLPDTAVVRADVAQYYDLVEEADAAAGAVLARLEADGLLEDTIIFYAADNGGVVAGSKRFLNENGTRVPFIVRLPRKYAHLAPAATSGRNGELVNFVDFGPTVFSLLGVEPPAQFQGRAFAGPARAPAPEFAFMFRDRMDERYDMIRAVSDGRYRYIRNYYPDRPLGQRIDYLWKQASMQEWETHYRSGNLDAAKRRFFEPRAAEELYDLERDPDNIHNLASDPAQAERLARFRAALRAHQLAIRDTGFMLEPMMVALAGTGSPAVVAADDSRYPLARLISLVDALQLDTGAEALARRAEAAKDPLPIVRYWAATAALDRLDTPAPDIAPLLHDADATVRVAAAEAILRRGSDPTALQVIEEAIVQTEQRELRLFALNALDRSGLPTPKILRPQLGQLAASDDFTGFDYYLARAARPLLAR; encoded by the coding sequence ATGACTCCTCTCCTTCGCCGCTTCCGTCTTCCGTTCGTTGCCAGTTCCACCCGCGCCTCCCTCGCCCTGCTCGTCATCATGTTCGTCTTGGTGACCGCCATCGTCTCCGCGCAGGAGAAAGCGCCGCGACCCAACATTCTCTGGCTGCTGATCGAGGACAGTTCGCCCAACTTCGTCGGGCCCTACGGCGATCCGCTCGCGCGCACGCCGACGGCCGACCGATTGGCGAAGGACGGTATCGTGTTCGACCGCTGCTACACGGCGCCGGTGTGCGCGCCCTCGCGCAACTCCCTCGCGACCGGTCGCTACGCCTCGAGCATGGGCACGCAGCACATGCGCAGCACGCGCCCGCTGCCGGACGGCGTGAAGATGTTCACGCAGTATCTCCGCGAGGCGGGCTACTACTGCACCAACAACGTCAAGACCGACTACAACACCTCGAGCGACTGGTCGGCCGCCCTCGACGAAGTGAGCGCCAAGGCCGATTGGCGCGGCCGCCAGCCGGGGCAGCCGTTCTTCGCCATCTTCACTTTCATGCAGAGCCACGAGGAGTATCTGCAGACCCGCCGGCCGCTCAAAACCGACCCGGCCAAGGTGCCTGTGCCGGGCTATCTGCCCGACACCGCCGTGGTGCGGGCGGACGTGGCCCAGTATTACGATCTGGTCGAAGAGGCCGATGCCGCCGCCGGCGCCGTGCTCGCTCGGCTCGAGGCGGACGGCCTGCTGGAGGACACGATCATCTTCTACGCGGCGGACAACGGCGGTGTCGTCGCCGGCAGCAAACGCTTCCTCAATGAGAACGGCACTCGCGTGCCCTTCATCGTGCGCCTCCCGAGGAAATACGCCCACCTCGCGCCAGCCGCCACGAGCGGGCGGAATGGGGAGCTGGTCAACTTTGTCGATTTCGGCCCGACGGTCTTCAGCCTGCTCGGCGTCGAGCCCCCCGCGCAATTCCAAGGCCGCGCCTTCGCCGGGCCCGCGCGCGCGCCCGCCCCTGAGTTCGCCTTCATGTTCCGAGACCGCATGGACGAGCGCTACGACATGATTCGCGCCGTTTCCGACGGCCGCTATCGTTACATCCGCAACTACTATCCCGACCGCCCGCTGGGTCAGCGCATCGATTATCTTTGGAAGCAGGCGTCGATGCAGGAATGGGAAACCCACTACCGCTCGGGAAATCTGGACGCCGCGAAGCGCCGCTTCTTCGAGCCGAGGGCCGCGGAGGAACTCTACGACCTGGAGCGCGATCCGGATAACATCCACAACCTCGCCTCCGATCCCGCGCAGGCGGAACGTCTGGCGCGCTTCCGCGCCGCGCTCCGCGCGCATCAGCTCGCCATCCGCGACACCGGGTTCATGCTCGAGCCGATGATGGTCGCGCTGGCCGGAACCGGGTCCCCGGCCGTGGTGGCCGCCGACGATTCGCGCTACCCGCTCGCGCGCTTGATCTCCCTGGTCGACGCCCTGCAACTCGACACCGGCGCCGAGGCGCTCGCGCGCCGCGCCGAAGCCGCCAAGGATCCGCTGCCGATCGTCCGCTACTGGGCCGCCACCGCCGCGCTGGATCGTCTCGACACTCCCGCTCCCGACATCGCACCGCTGCTGCACGACGCCGATGCCACCGTGCGCGTCGCCGCCGCCGAGGCGATCCTGCGGCGCGGCAGCGATCCGACCGCCTTGCAGGTGATTGAGGAGGCCATCGTCCAGACCGAGCAACGCGAGCTGCGTTTGTTCGCGTTGAACGCGCTGGACCGCTCCGGTTTGCCAACCCCGAAAATCCTCCGTCCGCAGCTGGGCCAGCTAGCCGCGTCGGACGACTTCACTGGCTTCGACTACTATCTCGCCCGAGCCGCCCGCCCGTTGCTCGCCCGTTGA
- a CDS encoding esterase family protein, translated as MKIQNPGCSAPLRSAGALAVARRGLALAAGLLATLAVQASVPALETVSATPVTYAAAPGLTIPRTTEYLLNNAAVGDGLTKVRVLLPVGYEAGQNYPVVYLLHGFSGSETTWSNMNAVNDLNDTLETNTRNANIVFVMPDGDNDFYSDWYEPTAGGTMRNWETYHIQQLIPWVEANFKVRQDRGGRAISGLSMGGFGCMTYASRHPDLFAGVFSISGAVNNIPLSLVGALDAVPADLLAFANLPAVLNIDPAQIWGPFLSQAVLWHGRNPFTLMNNLRPLTVWYATGHGLGSNMPGDNPTTRAMELAVGALNDEFNLKMLSLGIPHTYRVNALATHSGYYFLDWFKQALPVMEQTFAANVGTPASFDYQAIESSFDIFGWNFTTQRDVVEFLYLTDVSRDGLTLQGSGVVAVTTPPVYAPGSLHWVKAPPELGIDVWPNWPRADAQGRLCFNVKLGHSHQAQQFTLGADPVDLWRQTRVNIH; from the coding sequence ATGAAAATCCAAAACCCCGGGTGCTCCGCACCCCTCCGCTCCGCGGGCGCGCTTGCTGTCGCCCGCCGCGGGCTGGCGCTCGCCGCCGGCCTCCTCGCCACGCTCGCGGTTCAAGCCAGCGTGCCGGCCCTCGAGACCGTCTCCGCCACTCCGGTCACTTACGCGGCGGCGCCCGGCCTCACCATCCCCCGCACGACCGAATACCTGCTCAACAACGCCGCCGTGGGCGATGGATTGACCAAAGTGCGCGTGCTTCTGCCCGTCGGCTATGAGGCGGGGCAGAATTACCCGGTCGTCTATCTGCTGCACGGGTTCTCGGGCAGCGAGACCACCTGGTCGAACATGAATGCGGTCAACGATCTCAACGATACGCTCGAGACCAATACGCGTAACGCAAATATCGTGTTCGTGATGCCGGACGGGGACAACGATTTCTATTCCGACTGGTATGAGCCCACCGCCGGCGGGACGATGCGCAATTGGGAGACCTATCACATCCAGCAACTCATCCCGTGGGTGGAGGCGAACTTCAAGGTCCGGCAGGATCGCGGCGGCCGGGCCATCAGCGGGCTGTCGATGGGCGGCTTCGGTTGCATGACCTACGCCTCACGGCATCCCGATCTGTTCGCCGGCGTGTTCTCGATCTCTGGCGCGGTGAACAATATTCCGCTGTCCTTGGTAGGAGCATTGGACGCGGTCCCCGCTGATCTCCTCGCGTTTGCCAATTTGCCAGCCGTGTTGAACATCGACCCCGCTCAGATCTGGGGCCCCTTCCTGTCGCAGGCGGTCCTCTGGCACGGGCGCAATCCATTCACCCTGATGAACAACCTCCGGCCCTTGACGGTGTGGTATGCGACCGGCCACGGACTCGGCAGCAACATGCCGGGGGATAACCCGACCACGCGCGCCATGGAATTGGCGGTCGGAGCGCTCAATGACGAGTTCAACCTCAAGATGCTCTCACTCGGCATCCCCCACACCTACCGGGTGAACGCGCTGGCGACGCACTCCGGTTACTATTTTCTCGATTGGTTCAAGCAGGCGCTGCCGGTCATGGAACAGACATTCGCCGCCAATGTGGGCACCCCCGCGAGCTTCGACTACCAGGCGATCGAATCGAGCTTCGATATTTTCGGTTGGAACTTCACCACGCAGCGTGACGTCGTGGAATTCCTCTACCTCACCGACGTCTCCCGCGACGGCCTTACGCTCCAGGGCAGTGGCGTCGTCGCCGTCACCACGCCGCCGGTCTACGCGCCCGGGAGCCTGCACTGGGTGAAGGCTCCGCCTGAGTTGGGTATCGACGTCTGGCCCAACTGGCCGCGCGCCGACGCCCAGGGCCGCCTCTGCTTCAACGTGAAACTCGGCCACTCTCACCAAGCCCAGCAGTTCACCCTCGGCGCCGATCCGGTGGATTTGTGGAGGCAAACGCGCGTGAATATCCACTGA
- a CDS encoding HlyD family efflux transporter periplasmic adaptor subunit, whose amino-acid sequence MTTRVKRWGIAIILTGGLAAAGYYFWQERARSAATAGLVNGNGRIEATEIDVATKLPARVKEIFVQEGDFVSAGQPLAEMVVETLLAQRTEAEAHAQQAHNAVATAQAQVAVCESNLAAARAAIVQRETELASAQRRLRRTESLQTSGAEPEQALDDARAAVLVTEAARVAGVAAAAAAEAAIDAAKAQVVGARSAAAAAEATIARIEADIRDSQLTSPRDGRVQFRIAQPGEVLGAGGKVLNLVDLGDVYMTFFLPETVAGRIAIGAEARLVLDAAPEYVIPARISFVASTAQFTPKTVETASERQKLMFRVKAQIDRDLLQRHVAQVKTGLPGVAWVRLDPAAAWPAHLAVRLPR is encoded by the coding sequence ATGACGACGCGGGTAAAACGCTGGGGCATTGCGATCATTCTCACGGGTGGGCTGGCTGCGGCCGGCTACTACTTCTGGCAGGAGCGTGCGCGGTCCGCTGCGACCGCCGGCTTGGTGAACGGCAATGGCCGGATCGAGGCCACGGAGATCGACGTGGCCACCAAGCTGCCCGCGCGCGTGAAGGAGATTTTTGTGCAGGAGGGCGACTTCGTCTCCGCCGGACAGCCGCTCGCCGAGATGGTCGTCGAGACACTGCTCGCGCAGCGCACCGAAGCCGAGGCGCACGCGCAGCAGGCGCACAACGCCGTCGCGACCGCGCAGGCGCAGGTGGCGGTGTGCGAGAGCAATCTCGCAGCGGCACGCGCCGCAATCGTCCAACGCGAGACCGAACTTGCCTCGGCGCAACGCCGCCTCCGCCGCACCGAGAGCCTGCAAACTTCCGGCGCCGAGCCGGAGCAGGCGCTCGACGATGCTCGCGCCGCGGTGCTCGTGACCGAGGCCGCCCGGGTCGCGGGCGTCGCGGCCGCCGCCGCTGCCGAGGCGGCGATCGACGCCGCCAAGGCGCAGGTCGTGGGCGCGCGATCGGCCGCCGCCGCCGCCGAGGCCACGATCGCCCGCATCGAGGCCGACATCCGCGACAGCCAGCTCACCTCGCCGCGCGACGGGCGCGTGCAGTTCCGCATCGCCCAACCCGGCGAAGTCCTGGGCGCCGGCGGCAAGGTGCTCAACCTCGTCGACCTCGGCGACGTTTACATGACTTTCTTCCTGCCCGAGACGGTCGCCGGACGCATCGCCATCGGTGCGGAGGCGCGCCTCGTGCTCGACGCCGCGCCCGAATACGTCATCCCCGCGCGCATTTCCTTCGTCGCGAGCACGGCGCAATTCACCCCGAAAACCGTCGAGACCGCGAGCGAGCGGCAGAAGCTGATGTTCCGCGTCAAGGCGCAGATCGACCGCGACCTCCTCCAGCGGCATGTCGCGCAGGTGAAAACCGGGCTGCCGGGCGTCGCGTGGGTGCGGCTCGATCCGGCCGCCGCCTGGCCGGCGCACCTCGCCGTCCGCCTTCCGCGATGA
- a CDS encoding sugar MFS transporter: MATVPAPAPSSGTALRAPIPHQTFALSVLTLLFFMWGFITCLNDILIPHLKSVFTLTYTRVMLIQFSFFTAYAVASLPSGWLVERVGYQRGMVTGLLTAGLGCLLFYPAAGYQSYPMFLGALFILACGITLLQVAANPYVAILGAPETASSRLILTQAFNSLGTTVAPVVGSMLILGAAVKSPAELAALSSAELAAYRSAEASAVQVPYVGLAVVLMLIAAVFAIIRLPRIEGAEAAAGRGSAADVTPSAWSHRHLVLGAVAIFLYVGGEVSIGSFLVNFLGQPEIAGLSEASAGKMVALYWGGAMVGRFAGSYLTRVFPPGRCLAFNAVAAVVLVVFTMLSSGAAAMWAILAVGLFNSIMFPTIFTLAIDGLGRHTGQGSGILCMAIVGGALVPLLQGYFADRIGIQHAFFIPVLCYVYIAFYGLKGSRHSLRAA; encoded by the coding sequence ATGGCCACCGTCCCCGCCCCCGCGCCGTCCTCCGGGACTGCCCTCCGTGCGCCGATTCCCCACCAGACGTTCGCCCTCTCCGTGCTTACGTTGCTGTTCTTCATGTGGGGATTCATCACCTGCCTGAACGACATTCTCATCCCGCACCTCAAGTCGGTCTTCACGCTCACCTACACGCGCGTGATGCTGATCCAATTCAGCTTCTTCACCGCCTACGCAGTCGCCTCGCTGCCGTCGGGCTGGCTGGTGGAACGGGTCGGCTACCAGCGCGGCATGGTCACGGGCCTGCTCACAGCCGGGCTCGGCTGCCTGCTCTTCTACCCGGCGGCGGGCTACCAATCCTACCCGATGTTCCTGGGCGCGCTGTTCATCCTCGCGTGCGGCATCACGCTGCTGCAGGTCGCCGCCAATCCCTACGTGGCAATTCTCGGCGCCCCGGAGACCGCCTCGAGCCGCCTGATTCTCACGCAGGCCTTCAACTCCCTCGGCACGACGGTCGCGCCCGTGGTCGGCTCGATGCTGATCCTCGGCGCCGCGGTGAAGAGCCCGGCGGAGCTGGCCGCCCTGTCGTCGGCGGAACTCGCCGCCTACCGCTCGGCCGAGGCGAGCGCGGTGCAGGTTCCCTACGTCGGCCTGGCGGTGGTGCTCATGCTGATCGCCGCGGTTTTCGCGATCATCAGGCTGCCGCGTATCGAGGGTGCCGAGGCCGCGGCCGGCCGCGGCTCGGCGGCCGATGTGACGCCGAGCGCCTGGTCGCACCGTCATCTGGTGCTTGGGGCGGTCGCGATTTTCCTCTACGTGGGCGGCGAAGTCTCCATCGGCTCATTCTTGGTCAATTTCCTCGGCCAGCCGGAGATCGCTGGTCTGAGCGAAGCCAGTGCCGGAAAGATGGTCGCCCTTTATTGGGGCGGTGCGATGGTCGGCCGCTTCGCAGGATCCTACCTGACGCGTGTCTTCCCTCCGGGCCGTTGCCTAGCGTTCAATGCCGTCGCGGCGGTCGTCTTGGTGGTCTTCACCATGCTGTCCAGCGGCGCGGCGGCGATGTGGGCTATCCTCGCGGTGGGGCTCTTCAACTCGATCATGTTCCCGACGATATTCACCTTGGCGATCGACGGACTCGGCCGGCACACCGGCCAAGGCTCGGGCATCCTGTGCATGGCGATCGTCGGCGGCGCGCTCGTGCCGCTGTTGCAGGGCTACTTCGCCGACCGGATTGGCATCCAGCACGCCTTCTTCATCCCCGTGCTGTGCTACGTCTACATCGCATTTTATGGCCTGAAAGGCAGCCGGCATTCGCTCCGCGCCGCCTGA